The DNA sequence CTTGCTATGTTTTCTGCAATAACTTTGTAGCGGTATCCAGCTCTTTGTGCAACATCGGAAGCCCCTTCACCGGTTGTGGATACATGTCCGAAATATTGTTTTTCAAACATGTCCCTGACCCTTTCTTCAGCAATGTCGTTAAGCAGCTGGTTCTCGGCCAGTTGCTGCAAACCGTTTTGTACGCGCGTACTGTTTGTTAATCGAATGATATCTTCCTTTGTGAGGGCTTCCTGCAGCGGATGTTTAGGTTCTGTTAATGGTCCCTTCCCTTGAACACTTGGCACGCTGCCTGCTGTTACAGGGATTTTGTAAGGTGCACGTGCACGATACAATCTACTGACCAGCAAGAGGGTTGATGCTGCAATCAGGAAAAGGACAATAAATTTTACAAAAGGTTTTTTGTATACAGGTACGTCTGACAAATAATGTGATAAGGGATACCAATAGCCATTACCGTATCGAATAAACGTATCCCTGTCGATAACGCCATCTTCATGTTTTTTAAGTATCTCCTGTCTTGTAAACGGACCACGCATGAATTCTTGCCGGCCACTCTGTTTTTTATAATACCATTGCCTATCGTTCGCAGTATTCTTTTCCAATGGTCCCCCTTGGAATATTGTTACCTTATGTTATTCAGTTGGATCTATAGTGAGAAGAGGGCCATCATGTATGATGGTGTAGCGTAGAACCTCTGCACTGATAGTGGGTTTTCCAACCGGCTGTCAAGGGCTGGCCCCGACTACTCTCTTCTCATGGTTTATAGCCTTGATCATATTCTCTCGGACTAATTCTTGCTTCATCAAGACATTTTTTAAATTCATCATCATTCAAAATCTCGTCAGAAACATCATAGTAATCCAGCTTTATATCAATTGCATTAACGATTGTGTCAATTTCTGGGAATTTTAGGTCATTTTCCAAAAAGTCTTCTATGATTTTACAAACTATTTTAGATTTTTCCTTTTCGGAGCATTCTCTGTCATTGAAGCTTTTAAACAATATACGATTGCGTGCAAATAGCGCTTCAGGTAACTGGCGAGTAGTTTGAATTTCTTTGTTAAGGTAACTTGCTAATCCTTCCTTACTTTGACTTAAAACTTTCATCAAAGCTCCATTAGGGCCATCTTTCTTTTTCAAGGACTCCATGAAATCCTCTTTTTTCTTGTTGATCAGTTCCGCCAATATTTTCTTGTTCTCAATTGATATTAAATACCCATGACGGCCCGTATCAATAGTCCTTTCCGCTATCAGCTTAAGTATCGCCTTTTCGAATCC is a window from the Syntrophorhabdaceae bacterium genome containing:
- a CDS encoding CAP domain-containing protein, whose product is MEKNTANDRQWYYKKQSGRQEFMRGPFTRQEILKKHEDGVIDRDTFIRYGNGYWYPLSHYLSDVPVYKKPFVKFIVLFLIAASTLLLVSRLYRARAPYKIPVTAGSVPSVQGKGPLTEPKHPLQEALTKEDIIRLTNSTRVQNGLQQLAENQLLNDIAEERVRDMFEKQYFGHVSTTGEGASDVAQRAGYRYKVIAENIASGRFLNNQKIIDGWLQSPGHRKNMLSRDIQEIGVAVAEGTMQGQNTFIAVQVFGLQSPPVTTQLQPRVCNPPSKELRNEIEVKKAEISNLNSVLADMKQQLDIEKESIEADKRTASNDKQAMQDRRIKIAVYNEKANVHNNLLAEVKAKRMVLEDMIKKYNEMVQNYHECQSSK